One window from the genome of Equus quagga isolate Etosha38 chromosome 6, UCLA_HA_Equagga_1.0, whole genome shotgun sequence encodes:
- the LOC124241001 gene encoding interferon alpha-2-like, whose product MAQIHLLVAGVMLCSILACSLGRDSLWIHSLKNREIFMLLRQLEKIHSKSCLNDGTYFKFPWESETITQIRKTQGTCFHYVMLQQIINLFNTDDSRAAWNNALLDQLLSRLDHSLEQLEEENLACPYLGTVAWNYFQKINHYLKEKEFSPCAWEVVRGEMEVCLSLM is encoded by the coding sequence ATGGCCCAGATCCATTTGCTAGTGGCAGGAGTGATGCTCTGCTCCATCCTTGCCTGCTCTCTTGGCAGGGACTCGCTTTGGATCCATAGCCTAAAAAACAGGGAGATCTTCATGCTGTTGAGACAGCTGGAAAAAATCCACTCTAAGTCATGCCTGAACGACGGAACCTACTTCAAATTTCCTTGGGAAAGCGAGACTATCACCCAAATCCGGAAGACGCAGGGCACCTGTTTCCACTATGTGATGCTCCAGCAGATCATCAACCTCTTCAACACAGACGACAGCCGTGCTGCTTGGAACAACGCCCTCCTGGATCAACTACTCTCTAGGCTTGATCACAGCCTGGAGCAGCTGGAAGAAGAAAACCTGGCTTGTCCCTATTTGGGAACTGTTGCCTGGAATTACTTCCAAAAAATCAATCACTAtctgaaggaaaaggaattcAGTCCCTGTGCCTGGGAGGTTGTCAGAGGGGAAATGGAAGTGTGCCTCTCCCTCATGTAA